Part of the Caldicoprobacter guelmensis genome is shown below.
TTCGCAATTACGGTTTTATAGTGTATCGCAAGCTGTGGCAGATATTTGGCTTTGATAGCTTTTTTGATCAACTGAAAAGGAAGCACACCAAGCTACAATTTGATCTAGGCTCGGTTATTTTTCTCATGGTAGTCCAGCACTTGCTGTCACCCATGAGTAAGCTGAGCACCTACGAAAAGCGTTATTTGTATTTGGGTATACCCGAAATGGATTTAAATCATCTGTACCGAAGTTTAGATTTACTGGCAGAGAATAAAGAGAACATAGAGAACTATGTTTTTGATAGGAATCGGACGCTGTTTAACATGAGTGTGGATGTAGTGTTCTATGATGTGACTACATTCTATTTTGAGAGTGTAAGAGAAGATGGATTTAGAGATTTTGGTTTTAGCAAAGACAATAAAATTAACGAGGTACAGGTTGTAATGGGTTTACTGATTGACAGTGAAGGACGGCCGATAGGGTATGAATTGTTTCCTGGTAACACGCTTGACAGCAAGACATTGGAGAGGTCTTTAGAGAAGCTAAAGGAACGATTCAATATTCGTCAGGTAATCATAGTAGCTGACAGGGGTTTAAACAGCAAGTTAAACTTAAGCAGGATAAAGGAGATGGGTTATGACTACATAGTGGCAAGCCGTTTAAAGAAGATGCCAGAAAGTGTAATTGAAGAAGTATTTGATTCTAACGGTTATAGATTATTAACTCCTGAACTTCTGGCAAGGTATAAGGAAGAAGATGAAGAAGAGTTTCGATACAAGGTTATAGACTACATTAACCGTTACAAGGATGAAGAAGGGAAAGTAAAAGAACTTAAGGAAAAGATGGTGATAACATATTCTAAGAAGAGGGCATTAAAGGATAAAGCAGATCGTGAACGACTTATTGAAAAAGCGAAGGAGCTGCTAAAAGAACCAGCAAGGATTAGAGCCAGTAACAGGAGGGGGAGTAAACGCTTTATTTTGGAGAAGGGTGAGAAAGAAGAATATTGTCTTAATGAGGAGGCTATTGCTGCTGATGAAAAGTTTGATGGCTATTATGCCATACAGACGAGTTTGTTAGACTTGAAAGCAGAAAAGGTACTGGAGGTATATCACACGTTATGGAAGATTGAGGAATCGTTCAGGATAATGAAGAGCACCTTGGAAGTAAGGCCGATATTTCACTGGACGGAAAGGAGGATAAAAGGACATTTTGTAGTATGCTTTTTAGCATTTCTTTTGGAGAGGACACTAGAGTACAAGTTGAAAACGAATGGGATTATGATGAGTCCCAACAAAATAAGGGAGGCTTTAAATTCGATGATGTTTACGGAGGTGGAAATAAACGGGCAGCTTTACTTGATCAAGATGAAACTCAGCGAAGGAGCGAACAAGATATTAAGGGTATTGCGGATAGCACCACCCAAGAATGTCCTGTCTCTTGAAGAAGCAAAGGCTTTTACCTGGTAAGGGATAGGTGTGGGTACAATTTGCGCGTTTTAAAAAGAAAAAATGGCTTGATTTCAAGGTTTTTTGGAACTTTAACTGACAAAGTCAGGAATATTGCGTACTCTAAGCAGTCCCCTGTCTATATAGTTATACAGAGTTTTAGTACAAACAATAGGCTTATCTTTCCAACTAGGATCCTTCTTACAGTACCCCACTATAGTATCTGGAGCCCATGGCTTTTCTTGGAGCATCTTTTCCTCCGCAAATCTGATGAAGTCCTTAACAAGCGGTAGTTTGAGTTTAGTACCACAATTTTTTCGTCTCTTTTCATATACTGCCTGCCCTGCTTCGGGGAAGTATGCTTCATAAGTAGACAAGTCAGATTTAAGCTGAGTAACGGTACCACGTTTAATTTCCCTGCTAATAGTACTTGGAGCTCTGCCTAGTTGTTTTGCAATGTAGCGTATACTTTTGCCTTCTTTGTACAAGGCAGCAATTTTCCCTCTTTCATAGACACTTAGGTGTTTAAAAGAGCGACATTTCGTGGTACAATTATATTGAGCCATAGTGAGACCTCCCTGTATGTTTAGTGATTTTGGATATCTATATCATACAGGATTTCTCACTATGGTTCTACTATTTTTTAGGTGTTGCATTTAATTTTACAACGAACCAAAATAATGAGATATGACGAAAAACAATGAGAAAAATGGAATTTATTTATGAATACGCTAAATAAATATAAAAAATAAAGGTAAAAAAACTCTTGAAATAGATACAAAAAAGTGGTACTCTATAATTGAAATTATAAATCATAATTTATTAATTACAATGAATACTCTCGAAAAGTAGCTAAGCAACATAGGCATAACGATTGATTTTGTAGAGTAACCTTGCAGAATAATTATGGGGTGAAGTCCCAAGACCGAACCTGCAAACAAGCTAAAATAAGGCTCTCAGACTTTTCGAAAGCATACTTAAAATGAAGGTAGTGTCAAATAAATAATGAAAAAGTCAACGATAAGAGAATTGTTATCAAAACATGGACTTTGGCAACAGAATATAGACTAAAAATATAAAAACACAGTAATTAAGAGTGCTTAATAAGTAAGATATAGCCTAAAAATACAATTAATGGGATTATAATGACATGTGTAAAGAAGCTACAGTGTAGCCAGGCAAGTGATATTATTGAGAAGGATTTGAATTAGGTTATGTGTTGATGTCTACAAATATGTTCATATGACAGCCTAAGTAATTCTAACCATTTGGAAGGCATATCAGGCATATTTGCGATTTCGGGGACACACACTGGGACATTGTAGTTAAGGGAAGAATGAACACGAAGGAAATTGAAAAAGGCAACAAAAAGAACCATATATTCATTAGCTCTTTCTAAAGAGTTAAAACCGTTTTTGCCTCTGTAGACTGCTTTAAAGGTTCTATTGAGTCGCTCAATTACTTGCTTTAGCCAGCGATACTCAGCAGAGACTTCATCGTTGTTGGTAAGACCAATTACCTGTTTAACATCGAAATGTATATTGTGCTGAGCGAAGAAATGTTGAGCCAGGAGATAAATGGGGTTGCTATCAAAGATTAATACAAGGTTTTCAGGGATTTTACGGAATTTTGCTAATGTAGCATATACTGCTTTGATGGCAGATATACCGTCTCTATTGGCGAAAACTTCGTAGGAGGTGATAATTTTTTTGACAACATCCATGATAAAAAAGACATAGTGCTTTTTGCCTAAGACTTTGACATAGGTTTCATCACCGCAGATGGAGACTTGAGATGATAAGTCGTATGGGTAGTCATCAACATAGGTTTTGAGGATTCTAGCTGCAGAGGCGGCATAATTTGCGATTGTCTGGTGAGATATTTTGATTCTATGGATATCCCAAAGGATGGAAGCTGTTTGACGCAAACTCAAGCCGTAGTTTATGTGATATGTTAGGGCAAGGCCGAGGACATACTTAGCCTTTCTGATTCTGGAGAGGTCTACTGAGTGGGGTTTGTTTGGCTCTTGCTTGAGAGAATCAAGTTCGATATCAAAGACACGGTGGTAGTAATGCATTTTGTATTTGTGCGGGTTTTGATTGAAATCAGCTTGCTGTTCTGGGGTCAAGGAAGCAATGTTTTGGAGATAGAATGAGCATTTACGGTTTTGGCATGAGTAGACAAAGAAGTTTTTTCTATCTCGTTTTTTAGTGAGTGTATGTCTGCAATGAGGGCATTTAAAGACCAGTTTTTCCAGGTAGGACTTGTGGGGGAAGAAAGTGGAGTGACATACTTTGCATTTTAGCTGTCCTCTGCCGCCGGAGTTATCGTAGATGTATTCATAAGGCGCGTTACAAATAGGGCAAGTGGTTCCTTTAGGAGGGAGATTGGAACTCCTGTGATTGATAGGTTTAAGAGGTTTTCCGTGGGTATCCAGGTACTGCTGCAGCAATACCTTGTGGTCAAGTAGCTCTCGCTTTTCAATGATAGGGAAGTCATCTACTTGCATGGTGCGGTATTGTTCAGCGATAGGGTTATCGGAAGGTAAGTTGGACATAAATCTATGTATTAAAAAGCACTGAAATTTGAAAAGAATTTTATTCAGGTACTTAATTATACTTAGGAGAAGTGGTATAATAATAGCCACGGTGGTCACCTCTTATCTAATTTTTAGTATGTAAAGGATGTATATGGTA
Proteins encoded:
- a CDS encoding DDE-type integrase/transposase/recombinase; protein product: MAIIIPLLLSIIKYLNKILFKFQCFLIHRFMSNLPSDNPIAEQYRTMQVDDFPIIEKRELLDHKVLLQQYLDTHGKPLKPINHRSSNLPPKGTTCPICNAPYEYIYDNSGGRGQLKCKVCHSTFFPHKSYLEKLVFKCPHCRHTLTKKRDRKNFFVYSCQNRKCSFYLQNIASLTPEQQADFNQNPHKYKMHYYHRVFDIELDSLKQEPNKPHSVDLSRIRKAKYVLGLALTYHINYGLSLRQTASILWDIHRIKISHQTIANYAASAARILKTYVDDYPYDLSSQVSICGDETYVKVLGKKHYVFFIMDVVKKIITSYEVFANRDGISAIKAVYATLAKFRKIPENLVLIFDSNPIYLLAQHFFAQHNIHFDVKQVIGLTNNDEVSAEYRWLKQVIERLNRTFKAVYRGKNGFNSLERANEYMVLFVAFFNFLRVHSSLNYNVPVCVPEIANMPDMPSKWLELLRLSYEHICRHQHIT
- a CDS encoding IS1634 family transposase; the encoded protein is MHIKIVKAGKYEYVRLVESFRENGKVKHKVILNLGRKDIIEGNPSFKRLAERLLEISGGTVEKTDKLQISEGTLRNYGFIVYRKLWQIFGFDSFFDQLKRKHTKLQFDLGSVIFLMVVQHLLSPMSKLSTYEKRYLYLGIPEMDLNHLYRSLDLLAENKENIENYVFDRNRTLFNMSVDVVFYDVTTFYFESVREDGFRDFGFSKDNKINEVQVVMGLLIDSEGRPIGYELFPGNTLDSKTLERSLEKLKERFNIRQVIIVADRGLNSKLNLSRIKEMGYDYIVASRLKKMPESVIEEVFDSNGYRLLTPELLARYKEEDEEEFRYKVIDYINRYKDEEGKVKELKEKMVITYSKKRALKDKADRERLIEKAKELLKEPARIRASNRRGSKRFILEKGEKEEYCLNEEAIAADEKFDGYYAIQTSLLDLKAEKVLEVYHTLWKIEESFRIMKSTLEVRPIFHWTERRIKGHFVVCFLAFLLERTLEYKLKTNGIMMSPNKIREALNSMMFTEVEINGQLYLIKMKLSEGANKILRVLRIAPPKNVLSLEEAKAFTW